In the genome of Bremerella sp. P1, the window GGTCATTTTGCCTTTGTCGGCATCCTTACCCACGCGTTTGCCCATCGACTTCTCATCTCCTTGAACGTCTAAAAGGTCGTCCGTGATTTGAAAAGCCAAGCCCAGGCAATCGCCATACTTGGTCAAAAGTGTTAACAGGGCCTCGTCCGCTCCCGCAGCGATCCCGCCCAGGCGAAGCGAAACGGTGATCATCGCTCCCGTTTTTCGCCGATGGATGGCTGCCAGGTCATCGGCCGTTCCTTCGAGTTTCTCGAAACGGAGATCGTCCACCTGCCCACCGACCAATTGGCTGGCACCGGCGGCATGAGTTAATTCGCGAAGACATCGCCGAGATTGCTCCGCATCGGCGATTTCGGTCGCTAATATGTCGAAGGCCCGCGTCAGGAGGGCATCGCCAGCCAAGATGGCCGTCGCTTCGTCGAACTGGCGATGGCAAGTCGGACGCCCGCGTCGCAGGTCATCGTCATCCATGGCCGGCAGGTCATCATGGATCAATGAATACGCATGGATCATCTCGACTGCACATGCCGGGACAATCGCTGTACTGCTTTGAGAACCGCATGCTTCGGCGGCCAGCAACGCCAAGACGGGTCGTAACCGCTTACCCGGCGCGAGCAGACTGTAGCGAATCGCTTCGCGCAGGCGTTCGGGGCAATCTTGGTCGAACTCCGTCAGTCGGGTCAGAGCCGCGTCGATTTCGGGGCGGAGTCGGTCGGAAACTTCCCGAAAGGTCTCGGTCGACACTTCGGCCATTCTCAATCCTGGATTGTCGTGGGGAATTTGGGCAATCGCGGCATGGTACTATCGCGGCCTCCGAGCCGCATCCCGCTGCAACATACGATTTTAGAACAACTTGCGTTCGTCGTCCACGATATCCGAGCTTGATTTACCCTCAGATTTCTTGGAACTTCCCCGGCGTTTAGCCCGCGATTGGGCCTTCTCGTCGAGCGACATTTCCTCGTCCTCAAACGGCTGGGTAACGGGGTTTCCTTCCGCATCGACGCCGGAAAGAAGTTCGATCTTTCGTTCGGTCGTTTTCAGAACGCCATGACACTGCTTGAGGACCTCGATTCCACGCTGATATTTTTCCAGCGCCGCGTCCAGGCCCAACTGTCCTGCTTCTAGCTGCTGGACTATTTGCTGCAGTTCCGCCAGCCCTTCTTCAAAATTCGGGGGCGCTTGTTCTTCGCTTTGCTTCTTCTTAGCCAATGGTCGTTCCTTGTTGGATGTCACTGGACGCGGCTTCGGATGCGGCCTTTTTCCAGTATGGTTTCAATTTCGTCCCCCGGCTGCACTTGAGACGGATCGCGCAGAACCTCCTCGTCCGCACTGAGCGTCACCGAGTACCCTCGCGAAAGCACCGCCAGAGGCGACATGGCCTCGAGTTGAGCGGCCCGTCGCGCCAACGCTTCCTGGGCCTGCTGCAATCGCTGATGCATAGCCCGGGTCGCCGCGGTATCCAGTTCGTCGAGCGTGCGCTGGTGGTCGTGTATCATCTCGAACGGATGGGTAAACACTCGGCTGCGGGAAAGTAGTTCTACCTTCGCTGCCGCACGGTCGTAGGTTGCCCTCAGACCAGTTGCCAAACGCGACTGCATCCCACTCAAGCGATCTTGAATTTCCGGCATCGACGGCACGGCCAATTCGGCTGCTTCGCTGGGTGTTAACGCACGTTTATCAGCCGCGAAGTCCGCCAAGGTGACGTCGATTTCGTGCCCCACGGCCGAGATGGTCGGAATCCCTGATTCGGCGATGGCCCGCACGACGATTTCTTCGTTGAAACACCACAAGTCTTCCATGCTTCCGCCGCCACGTCCCACCACTAGCACGTCCGGTTTGATCGCCAATTGATTGGCTCGCTTGATACCGGCAGCGATTTCCGCGGCGGCTCCTTCCCCTTGAACGCGGGCCGGGATGATCAACACCTCGACATTACGCCACCGCCGATTCATCACTTCCAGAAAGTCACGAACGGCGGCACCTGTTGGGCTGGTTACGAAGGCGATGCGTTTGGGAAACTTGGGAATGGGCCGCTTACGTTCTGCCTCGAAGAGTCCTTCCGCGGCCAGCTTTTGCTGGAGCTGTCGCAACTTGAGCTGCAACGAACCGACACCGCGCGGTTCGATCTCGCGGATAACCAGTTGATAACTTCCGCGCGGCGGATAGACATCCAACTGGCCATGGCACAAGACTTCCTGGCCATCTTCCAATTCAAAGGGAAGCTTGGCGGCTGTGTTGCGCCAGATGACGGCCCGGATCTGGGCATCGTCATCCTTGAGCGTCAGATAAACGTGCCCCGAGCGCGGCTGCGATAGATTCGAGATTTCGCCGGAAACCCACACCGGCGGTATGGCCATTTCCAGCGTTCCCTGAATCAGGGCCGTCAGCTGCGAAACAGATAACACCGGCGGCTTCTCGCCGGGACCATCCCATTGTGCGTCTTCGGCGTCCATGTCGATCGTAAAACTTTGAAAAAAATCGGTTTCTTACGCAGCGTGCGAGGTCTCGATGATAGAACAGTTTTTGGGAAATCGGAAGGTCCGGCACCAAGTGAGGGACGACAGAATCAGCCCCGCAGGCTAATATATAAATGTGCGCAGCCTGCCTTCCTACCAACCTCCCCAGGATTCCTTCCCCATGCTGAAATACGTTCTCGCATTTTGTTTGATTCTGACCGCTGGCGGAGTCTGTCAGGCCGATCAGTCGTCGGTAGCTAAATCGCTTCAGGCACGTGTGCGAGCGTTCCACCAAGATGCACCGAAGGAAGACCTCAAGCTGCGAGTCGTCTACTTCTATCCCGCCGACCGCCATCCGCAGGCCAACTACCGCGCGCGCGTGAATCGGATGGTTCTCGATATCAAGGACTTTTACGACACCGAGTTCGCCAGAATCGGCCTGACCAACTCTCCACTCCCGGTCGAGATGGATGGAGACGAGGTAAAGATCCACATGGTCCAAGGGGCCGAGAACCACGACGGGTACGGCTACGACGGTTCCTACGGGCGAAAAATCCTTCGCGAGATCGGCCACCAACTGCGAGGCAAGGTCGATCCCGATCGCGAGTTCCTCCTGATTCTGTGTGCTTTGTGCGACAAGCAGGAAGATGGCCGCTACAAAATCTACTCGCCCTATTACGGTTTGGGTGGGGCGAACCAGGTTCGCGGGATCTGCTTT includes:
- a CDS encoding polyprenyl synthetase family protein: MAEVSTETFREVSDRLRPEIDAALTRLTEFDQDCPERLREAIRYSLLAPGKRLRPVLALLAAEACGSQSSTAIVPACAVEMIHAYSLIHDDLPAMDDDDLRRGRPTCHRQFDEATAILAGDALLTRAFDILATEIADAEQSRRCLRELTHAAGASQLVGGQVDDLRFEKLEGTADDLAAIHRRKTGAMITVSLRLGGIAAGADEALLTLLTKYGDCLGLAFQITDDLLDVQGDEKSMGKRVGKDADKGKMTFPGVWGIEESRRKAEQLIHQACEAAAQLPSGGDPLISLAHYVLERNH
- the xseB gene encoding exodeoxyribonuclease VII small subunit, whose amino-acid sequence is MAKKKQSEEQAPPNFEEGLAELQQIVQQLEAGQLGLDAALEKYQRGIEVLKQCHGVLKTTERKIELLSGVDAEGNPVTQPFEDEEMSLDEKAQSRAKRRGSSKKSEGKSSSDIVDDERKLF
- the xseA gene encoding exodeoxyribonuclease VII large subunit, translating into MDAEDAQWDGPGEKPPVLSVSQLTALIQGTLEMAIPPVWVSGEISNLSQPRSGHVYLTLKDDDAQIRAVIWRNTAAKLPFELEDGQEVLCHGQLDVYPPRGSYQLVIREIEPRGVGSLQLKLRQLQQKLAAEGLFEAERKRPIPKFPKRIAFVTSPTGAAVRDFLEVMNRRWRNVEVLIIPARVQGEGAAAEIAAGIKRANQLAIKPDVLVVGRGGGSMEDLWCFNEEIVVRAIAESGIPTISAVGHEIDVTLADFAADKRALTPSEAAELAVPSMPEIQDRLSGMQSRLATGLRATYDRAAAKVELLSRSRVFTHPFEMIHDHQRTLDELDTAATRAMHQRLQQAQEALARRAAQLEAMSPLAVLSRGYSVTLSADEEVLRDPSQVQPGDEIETILEKGRIRSRVQ